The Zingiber officinale cultivar Zhangliang chromosome 9A, Zo_v1.1, whole genome shotgun sequence genome window below encodes:
- the LOC122021822 gene encoding uncharacterized protein LOC122021822 — protein sequence MEAIPSLSATPLPLTTRGGGGTDWPSPLTLFLHRHAFPASHRLTALCSFDSPPTPVIGSSRRWCRRGNVAASASSSAESGGGEEADEAEVERALGMDGRIPGSSQEFVKRVSSRAYNLRRKVMQSLDSIAYDVLETNPWREATKPVYVLTQRDNQLWTMKTRRNHSEVESELGMLFAKGGRRGSGFDSKTKQSTGTKFEMLVEDITEGVLIFEDEQEAVKYCDILEGGGQGCEGIAEVEASSVFDICRTVGALAVLFRRGRTPPLPKSLEQHLRAKKRSLED from the exons ATGGAAGCGATTCCTTCCTTGTCGGCGACTCCTCTTCCTCTCACCACGCGTGGCGGAGGCGGGACGGATTGGCCATCGCCGCTTACCCTCTTCCTCCACCGGCATGCCTTCCCCGCGAGCCACCGCCTTACTGCCCTATGCTCTTTCGACTCGCCTCCCACTCCCGTCATTGGATCCTCTCGGAGATGGTGTCGGAGGGGAAACGTCGCTGCCTCCGCGTCTTCGTCGGCGGAATCGGGCGGGGGAGAAGAGGCGGATGAGGCGGAGGTGGAGAGGGCGTTGGGAATGGACGGAAGAATCCCGGGGAGCTCTCAGGAGTTCGTGAAGAGAGTCTCGTCGCGCGCGTACAACCTGCGCCGGAAGGTCATGCAGTCCCTCGATTCAATCGCCTACGATG TGTTGGAGACCAACCCATGGAGAGAAGCCACAAAGCCAGTTTATGTGTTGACTCAAAGAGATAACCAATTATGGACCATGAAAACGCGGAGGAATCACAG CGAGGTAGAATCGGAACTTGGAATGCTATTCGCTAAAGGAGGAAGGCGTGGATCAGGATTTGATAGTAAAACTAAACAGAGTACCGGAACAAAATTTGAGATGCTTGTGGAAGATATCACAGAAGGAGTGCTT ATCTTTGAAGATGAGCAAGAGGCAGTGAAATACTGTGACATATTAGAGGGAGGAGGTCAAGGTTGTGAAGGCATTGCAGAAGTGGAGGCGTCCTCT GTTTTTGATATTTGTCGTACGGTGGGGGCTCTAGCTGTTCTTTTTCGGCGAGGAAGGACACCCCCTCTACCCAAAAGCCTTGAGCAACATCTAAGGGCTAAGAAGAGATCACTGGAGGATTAG